CCTTATCTTTCTGATTAGAGGTGACTCCCGCCTGcacacacccatgtacttcttcctcagcAACTTGTCCTTCATTGACATCTGCTACTCTTCCACAGTGGCCCCCAAGATGCTCACTGATTTCTTCCAGGAGCAAAAGACCATATCATTCTTGGGCTGTGCtgctcagttttttttctttgtcagcaTGGGTCTCACTGAGTGCTTCCTCCTGACAGCCATGGCATACGACCGATATGCAGCCATCTCCAATCCCCTGCTCTACACCGCCATCATGTCCCAAGGCCTCTGTACACGCATGGTGCTTGGGGCATATGCCGGTGGCTTCCTGAGCTCCCTGATCCAGGCCAGCTCTGTATTTCGGCTCCATTTCTGCGGACCTAACATCATCAACCATTTCTTCTGTGACCTCCCACCAGTCCTGGCACTTTCCTGCTCTGACACCTTCCCCAGTCAAGTGGTGAATTTTCTCGTGGTGGTCACTTTCGGGGGGACATCATTCCTCATCCTCCTCATCTCCTACAGCTACATAGGAGCTGCCGTCTTGAAGATCCGCTCAGTGGAGGGCCGAAGGAAAGCCTTCAACACGTGTGCCTCACACCTGATGGTGGTGACTCTGTTATTTGGGACGGCCCTTTTCATGTACCTGCGACCCAGCTCCAGCTACTCACTCAGCAGGGA
The genomic region above belongs to Neovison vison isolate M4711 chromosome 7, ASM_NN_V1, whole genome shotgun sequence and contains:
- the LOC122913678 gene encoding LOW QUALITY PROTEIN: olfactory receptor 5A1-like (The sequence of the model RefSeq protein was modified relative to this genomic sequence to represent the inferred CDS: inserted 1 base in 1 codon); its protein translation is MSTSKAWNNSSSVTMFILLGFADHPELQTLLFVTFLGIYLVTLVWNLALIFLIRGDSRLHTPMYFFLSNLSFIDICYSSTVAPKMLTDFFQEQKTISFLGCAAQFFFFVSMGLTECFLLTAMAYDRYAAISNPLLYTAIMSQGLCTRMVLGAYAGGFLSSLIQASSVFRLHFCGPNIINHFFCDLPPVLALSCSDTFPSQVVNFLVVVTFGGTSFLILLISYSYIGAAVLKIRSVEGRRKAFNTCASHLMVVTLLFGTALFMYLRPSSSYSLSRDKVVSVFYSLVIPMLNPLIYSLRNREIKDXLWKVLEKKKVFFLVHD